Below is a genomic region from Actinoallomurus bryophytorum.
CGTCAGCATCAATGTGACGAACTACAGCTGGCCGAGCGGCCCGGCGCGGCTGGGCGCCGAGCTCGCGTGGCTCGCCGTCGCCGCCGAGGAGGCCGGCGTCGACACGCTCTGGATCGCCGACCACCTCCTCCAGGTCGACCCCACCGCCCCGTCCGGCGCGGACGACATGCTGGAGGCCTACACGGCTCTCGGGTTCGTCGCCGCGCACACCGAACGCATCCACATCGGCGCCATGGTGAGCAACGTGATGCTGCGGGCTCCGGCGCTGCTGGTGAAGGCCGTCACCACCCTGGACGTGCTCACGGGCGGACGGGCCTGGCTCGGGATCGGCGCCGGCCACCATGGCGCCGAGGCCGAGGACATGGGCCTGCCCCTGCCGCCTGTGGCCGAACGGTTCGAACGGCTGGAGGAGACGCTGCGGATCGCCGGCCGGATGTGGGCCGGGGACCACACGCCCTTCGACGGGAAGCACTACCGGCTCGCACGTCCGCGCGGGATCCCCGCGCCCGTACGCCGTCCCCACCCGCCGATCCTGATCGGCGGCGCCGGCCGGCGGCGGACGCTGCGTCTGGTGGCGCGGTACGCCGACGCGTGCAACCTGTTCGACATCCCCGACGGGGGCCGTACGGTGCGGGAGGACCTCGCCACGCTCGGCCGGCACTGCCAGGACGTCGGCCGGCCGTACGAGGACATCCAGAAGACACTGAGCACCCGCCTCGAGGCCGGGGACTCCAGTGCCGCGTTCGTCGAGCGTTGCCGGGCCACGGCGGCGCTCGGGATCGAGCACGTGGTGGTCATCACCCCGCGCCCCTGGAACACCGACACGCTGGCCACGCTCGCCGGGGCGATCCCCGCTCTCCGTGACATCGGCCCAGGATGACGCGGGCCTTCGCCGGGTCAGTGGCCGATGCAGCCGCCCCCGGCAGGGCTCGTGAACCTGACCGGCGTGCTCCCGGCCTGGACATCGCTGTCGGCGGCGTAGCCGTCGGCGTCGACCGCGAGGGCGACGTGCGGGCAGGAGCTGATGGACTGGACCGACAGCCGCAGGTCATTGCCCTGAACCGTGGCACGGTACATGCCGCTGATCGCGATACCGGTGCCGACCACCGCGGTCAGCCCGTTGGTGGTGTTGCCGCGGACGGTCACACCGGTGCCGGCGTCGGACCGGCTACCGAACCAGGGCCGGGTACCGACCGCGATGCCGAAGTCGACGTGCGTCTCAGGGCCGGTCCAGAAGGCGTTGTCGTTCACCGTCGCACCGGTGAAGTCCTGGGTGGCGCCCTTGTCGTAGAGGCCGTCGACGGCCAGCGCGCCGTAGGCCGAGTTGCCCGCGTTGAGCACCTGGTTGCCGTGGACCGCCGAGCTCTGGACCGCCGGGGCGGCACGGAACAAGACGATGCCCACATCGGTCGCGTCGATGACGGCGTTGTCCTCCACCGTCGCGTGTTCGCAGGCGATGGAGGCACCGTCGGTCCACCGCCCGTTGCCGTCGACGGGGAAATGCTCGGAGGAGTAGGCGGTGATGAGGTTGCCCTTGATGGTCATGTTCGCGCACGGCCAGCCCTCGGCGCTGCCGAAGGCCAGCAGGCTGCTCCAGCCCTGGCTATTGGAGATCTTGGAGTCGACCACCGCGGTCCCGTCACCGCCCATGGCCTGGATGTTGATGGCCTCGGCGGTGAAGTTGGCGGAGCTGCCGCGCTGGCCGTCGGTCCAGACGCTGCGCAGTTGCGCACCGCCCTCCAACTGCACCATCGGCGCGGCGAACATCCCGGAGCGGACCAGCCGGCCCTGCATCGCATAACGGCTGGGCGCCGGCAGCCCGCGGGTCGCCAGCGTCTTGCCCTTGGGGATGTCCAGCGTGGCGGTCAGCCGCACCACCGCCTTCTGCGCGAGGTAGACGGTGCCGCCGGCCGGCGCGGCGTCCAGCAGGGCCTGCAACTGCGCTCCGGTGCCACCGCCGAAGCCGGATCCTGACGGCGTCAGGTTCGGTGCCGGCTGGGTGCCGAAGTGGTAACTGGTTCCGGCACCGCAGATCGTCGAGGCCAGATCGCTCAGCTCGGGAGTGGTGACGAAGCCGTCCACGAGCTGTGGCCAGGTCAACTCA
It encodes:
- a CDS encoding TIGR03560 family F420-dependent LLM class oxidoreductase, whose product is MRVSINVTNYSWPSGPARLGAELAWLAVAAEEAGVDTLWIADHLLQVDPTAPSGADDMLEAYTALGFVAAHTERIHIGAMVSNVMLRAPALLVKAVTTLDVLTGGRAWLGIGAGHHGAEAEDMGLPLPPVAERFERLEETLRIAGRMWAGDHTPFDGKHYRLARPRGIPAPVRRPHPPILIGGAGRRRTLRLVARYADACNLFDIPDGGRTVREDLATLGRHCQDVGRPYEDIQKTLSTRLEAGDSSAAFVERCRATAALGIEHVVVITPRPWNTDTLATLAGAIPALRDIGPG
- a CDS encoding DUF4214 domain-containing protein, which gives rise to MIRDLIREFYTSGEFLSLDYDNQARVLALYRGALNREPEQSGLDHHTAQLDTGELTWPQLVDGFVTTPELSDLASTICGAGTSYHFGTQPAPNLTPSGSGFGGGTGAQLQALLDAAPAGGTVYLAQKAVVRLTATLDIPKGKTLATRGLPAPSRYAMQGRLVRSGMFAAPMVQLEGGAQLRSVWTDGQRGSSANFTAEAINIQAMGGDGTAVVDSKISNSQGWSSLLAFGSAEGWPCANMTIKGNLITAYSSEHFPVDGNGRWTDGASIACEHATVEDNAVIDATDVGIVLFRAAPAVQSSAVHGNQVLNAGNSAYGALAVDGLYDKGATQDFTGATVNDNAFWTGPETHVDFGIAVGTRPWFGSRSDAGTGVTVRGNTTNGLTAVVGTGIAISGMYRATVQGNDLRLSVQSISSCPHVALAVDADGYAADSDVQAGSTPVRFTSPAGGGCIGH